The following proteins are encoded in a genomic region of Gimesia algae:
- a CDS encoding efflux RND transporter periplasmic adaptor subunit has translation MNFSRALSESFFFGNKLTFRQKIASYGKRFVWSVAALLLAVFVGLFWVKPHRVFSTEVTVNEKTQAGIPVDVIELKPVHSFSRKRTYTGKVTAARVSELAFERSGKLFEIVVDEGDQVQEGMVLAQLNTRHLQVMRLKLQAERAAAQAKLDELEAGPRVQTVAVAEAEVRRLNARLKNLQADHDRNQKLLKRNAITSSDYEASQYDVEQQQAQLDAARSRLSELQEGTRKEEIAAQKAVVANLDASLEDNRVDLDDTVLKAPFSGHISKRYADEGTVIFPNVPLFRLVEDQRLEAHIGVPVDMAVNLKRGSQQEVGLNGKNYQSTLKAILPELDPVTRTQEVVLSLSEKAAKQLVPGQVIRIEISEPVEMQGFWLPLSSLARGERGLWSAYAVIAGKEVGENVLEKRQVEVLHTEDNRVLVRGTLKTGDQIVVDGIHKLTGHQRVVIQDRR, from the coding sequence ATGAACTTCAGCAGAGCACTGTCTGAGTCGTTTTTTTTTGGAAACAAATTGACGTTTCGTCAAAAAATCGCATCCTACGGTAAGCGGTTCGTGTGGTCTGTTGCAGCGTTGCTGCTGGCAGTCTTCGTGGGGTTGTTCTGGGTGAAACCGCACCGCGTTTTTTCTACGGAAGTAACCGTGAATGAGAAAACGCAGGCTGGAATACCAGTGGATGTGATCGAACTGAAGCCCGTCCATTCGTTTTCCCGAAAACGAACCTACACCGGTAAGGTTACGGCGGCTCGTGTGAGTGAACTGGCATTCGAGCGAAGCGGTAAGCTGTTTGAAATTGTCGTTGATGAAGGGGATCAGGTACAGGAGGGGATGGTACTGGCCCAGTTGAATACGCGGCATCTCCAGGTAATGCGGTTAAAACTACAAGCCGAGCGTGCCGCTGCACAGGCAAAGCTGGACGAACTGGAAGCAGGGCCCCGCGTTCAAACGGTTGCAGTCGCGGAAGCAGAAGTCAGACGGCTGAACGCCCGACTCAAAAATCTGCAGGCAGATCACGACCGGAATCAAAAATTACTGAAACGTAATGCGATTACCAGTTCCGATTATGAAGCGTCTCAATATGACGTGGAACAGCAGCAGGCTCAACTTGATGCCGCGCGCAGTCGACTCTCGGAGTTGCAGGAAGGGACCCGTAAAGAGGAGATCGCAGCCCAGAAAGCAGTCGTCGCTAACCTGGATGCATCACTGGAAGATAACCGGGTTGATCTGGATGATACCGTGCTCAAAGCCCCCTTCAGTGGGCACATTTCAAAACGCTATGCCGATGAAGGGACTGTCATTTTCCCCAATGTGCCGCTGTTTCGCCTGGTGGAAGATCAACGGCTGGAAGCTCACATAGGGGTGCCCGTGGATATGGCAGTGAATCTCAAGCGGGGCAGCCAGCAGGAGGTCGGCCTGAACGGAAAAAATTATCAGTCAACACTGAAAGCGATACTGCCTGAGCTGGATCCGGTCACGCGAACACAGGAAGTGGTACTCTCACTCAGCGAGAAGGCAGCGAAACAATTGGTGCCCGGACAGGTCATTCGGATTGAAATCTCCGAACCAGTCGAAATGCAGGGATTCTGGCTGCCCCTCAGTTCCCTGGCACGGGGCGAGCGGGGACTCTGGTCTGCGTATGCCGTGATTGCAGGAAAAGAGGTAGGAGAAAATGTTCTGGAGAAACGCCAGGTGGAAGTATTACATACAGAAGACAACCGGGTGCTGGTACGTGGTACATTGAAAACCGGTGATCAGATTGTGGTAGATGGAATTCATAAATTGACGGGCCATCAGCGGGTGGTCATTCAAGACCGTCGTTGA
- a CDS encoding TetR/AcrR family transcriptional regulator, translating to MSTRERKQQEKQEREAKILECARPMFIEGGYNGLNMDRLTSLLEYSKGTIYNHFSCKEEIIITLAIQTLEKRLAMFQKASLFQGTSRERIAAIGAAAELFVKTYPDHFCVEQTIRLDSIWDKTSEERRKLMSNYEHRCIGIVGGIVRDGVSRGDVHLGDSATPEEIVFGLWSLSVGGYSIITTSNSLSELGISAPYEMLRRNFNRFLDGIQWQPLSSEVDYDAVYDRVSREVFGNELQQSTV from the coding sequence ATGAGTACCCGAGAACGCAAACAACAAGAAAAGCAGGAACGCGAGGCGAAGATCCTGGAATGTGCGCGCCCGATGTTTATCGAAGGCGGGTATAACGGTTTGAATATGGACCGGCTCACGAGTCTGCTGGAATACTCAAAAGGAACAATTTATAACCATTTCTCCTGTAAAGAGGAGATTATCATTACTCTGGCGATTCAAACACTGGAAAAACGGTTGGCAATGTTTCAGAAGGCGTCTCTGTTTCAGGGAACTTCGCGTGAACGGATTGCCGCTATCGGCGCTGCTGCCGAGCTGTTTGTAAAAACCTATCCCGATCATTTTTGTGTCGAGCAGACGATTCGACTCGACTCTATCTGGGATAAAACTTCGGAAGAACGTCGCAAGCTGATGTCGAATTACGAACATCGCTGCATCGGAATCGTCGGTGGTATTGTGCGTGATGGTGTCTCTCGCGGCGATGTCCACCTGGGAGATTCGGCCACCCCTGAAGAGATTGTGTTCGGTCTCTGGTCGCTTTCTGTCGGCGGTTATTCAATCATCACAACCAGTAACTCGCTCAGTGAACTGGGCATTTCAGCACCCTATGAAATGCTACGCCGTAATTTTAATCGTTTTCTTGACGGAATTCAGTGGCAGCCACTCAGTTCCGAAGTGGACTATGATGCGGTTTATGATCGTGTCAGTCGGGAGGTGTTTGGAAATGAACTTCAGCAGAGCACTGTCTGA
- a CDS encoding sigma-54-dependent transcriptional regulator, whose translation MSSKDATETDLESIVIRVLIIDDDEAHAQAVAESLERVGCDCKIATSGEQGAKLIESETADIVITDLRMDGVDGLAILRTAKDELPDAEVIVLTGHGSINSAVTAMQLGAYTYLTKPLDINELRNAVEKASTRVRLMRRNAELHRRLDEKFGFEGVIGNTPQLHKIVDKLKNVASTNSTVLIEGESGTGKELVARAIHQNSERKSKPFVPLNISALPDSILESELFGHEQGAFTGAVGKRIGKFEHANGGTLFLDEVGEMPMQTQIKLLRVLEDRKIARLGMNEEISLNVRLVAATNADLLEMVKKGTFRQDLYYRLSVVKIELPPLRERRGDIPLLTDHFLKELSSQYNKPYDGVSRAARRALMSYDWPGNIRQLKNAAERMLVLDTDGILDLDDLPEEIVPVSGPEGDSSYTSDRSGADFLIGRPFSEVERYYIERALDLADGKREEAAKMLGIGERTLYRKLKEYQKQREEQT comes from the coding sequence ATGAGCTCGAAAGACGCCACGGAAACCGATCTGGAATCGATCGTCATTCGCGTATTAATTATTGATGACGATGAAGCCCATGCGCAGGCTGTTGCAGAAAGTCTGGAACGGGTTGGCTGCGATTGCAAAATTGCCACTTCCGGTGAACAGGGCGCCAAACTGATCGAAAGCGAAACGGCTGATATCGTGATTACGGACTTGCGCATGGATGGCGTAGATGGGTTGGCGATCCTGCGGACTGCGAAAGACGAACTGCCGGATGCAGAAGTCATCGTGTTGACCGGCCATGGATCCATCAACTCAGCAGTCACCGCGATGCAGCTGGGCGCATATACCTATCTGACTAAGCCCCTGGATATCAACGAGCTACGCAACGCGGTGGAGAAAGCATCCACACGAGTGCGACTGATGCGACGAAATGCAGAACTACACCGACGGTTGGATGAAAAATTTGGCTTTGAAGGTGTGATCGGTAATACGCCGCAGTTGCATAAGATTGTCGATAAGCTGAAAAACGTCGCTTCGACCAACAGTACCGTGCTGATTGAAGGGGAGAGTGGCACGGGGAAAGAACTGGTGGCTCGCGCGATTCATCAGAACAGCGAACGCAAAAGTAAGCCGTTCGTGCCCCTCAATATATCCGCGTTGCCAGACAGTATTCTGGAAAGCGAACTGTTTGGTCATGAGCAGGGGGCTTTTACCGGAGCGGTAGGCAAACGAATTGGAAAGTTCGAACATGCGAACGGAGGCACGCTGTTTCTGGATGAGGTCGGTGAGATGCCGATGCAGACGCAGATCAAACTGTTACGCGTCCTTGAGGATCGAAAAATAGCCCGTCTGGGAATGAACGAAGAGATTAGCCTGAATGTTCGACTGGTGGCAGCGACCAATGCGGATCTGCTGGAGATGGTAAAAAAAGGCACGTTTCGCCAGGATCTGTACTATAGACTCTCCGTCGTCAAAATCGAGTTGCCCCCTTTGCGCGAACGACGTGGAGACATACCACTGCTCACAGACCATTTTTTGAAAGAGCTGTCGTCGCAATATAATAAACCTTACGATGGTGTTTCGCGTGCCGCACGGCGTGCCCTGATGTCCTATGACTGGCCCGGTAATATTCGCCAGCTCAAAAATGCGGCCGAGCGAATGCTCGTGCTGGATACTGATGGAATTCTGGACCTGGATGACCTGCCTGAAGAAATTGTGCCAGTATCAGGACCCGAGGGGGACAGCAGTTATACTTCAGATCGTTCAGGCGCTGATTTCCTGATCGGACGCCCTTTCTCGGAGGTCGAGCGTTACTACATCGAACGCGCCCTTGACCTGGCAGATGGCAAACGGGAAGAAGCTGCCAAGATGCTGGGCATCGGAGAACGAACCCTGTATCGAAAGCTTAAGGAGTATCAGAAGCAGCGGGAAGAACAGACTTAG
- a CDS encoding sensor histidine kinase, with protein MTRSSAINESPLSVEEREKFEAQYSEIATLAGGLAHEIKNPLSTMSLNLELLTEDLETLDVPAKHRMLKKVENVQKECKHLQDILDAFLQFARVGKLALSSANLNDLVSDFIDFFRPQARDASIEISPHFDADLPQVQIDQALFRQVLMNLALNVIQAMPAGGLIELQTSHKDGMVYLDIIDNGKGIDEKVKSRIFDTFFSTKPGGNGLGLPTVKKIIDAHHGTIECESEQGRGTRFTISFPVC; from the coding sequence ATGACAAGATCATCTGCAATAAACGAAAGTCCGTTGAGCGTTGAAGAACGTGAAAAGTTCGAGGCGCAGTATTCCGAAATCGCGACGCTGGCAGGGGGGCTGGCTCACGAAATCAAAAATCCACTTTCGACGATGAGTCTGAACCTGGAACTACTCACTGAAGATCTGGAAACACTGGACGTCCCTGCGAAACATCGGATGCTGAAGAAGGTGGAGAACGTCCAGAAGGAATGTAAACACTTGCAGGATATTCTGGATGCCTTCCTGCAGTTTGCCCGGGTGGGCAAACTGGCCTTGAGTTCTGCCAACCTGAATGACCTGGTGAGTGACTTTATCGATTTTTTCAGACCCCAGGCCCGCGATGCGTCGATCGAAATCAGCCCGCATTTCGACGCCGACCTGCCGCAGGTTCAGATAGATCAGGCATTGTTTCGGCAGGTGCTGATGAATCTGGCATTAAATGTGATTCAGGCAATGCCCGCTGGCGGTCTGATTGAACTGCAGACATCGCATAAAGATGGCATGGTCTATCTCGACATCATCGATAATGGAAAAGGCATCGATGAAAAAGTCAAATCACGTATTTTTGATACTTTCTTTTCCACAAAGCCGGGGGGCAATGGCCTGGGACTGCCGACGGTCAAAAAGATTATCGATGCACATCACGGGACAATTGAATGTGAAAGTGAACAGGGAAGAGGAACCCGTTTCACGATTTCATTTCCCGTTTGCTGA
- a CDS encoding polyribonucleotide nucleotidyltransferase, translated as MKVVVECEVGGQKLSLTTGQLAKQAAGSVLVQYGETVVFVAAATGPGRPGIDFFPLTVDYRERAAAAGKFPGGFLKREGRPTTKEILTARLTDRPIRPLFPKGFHDELQIQSNVMSCDGVNEPDVLSINGASAALCLSPVPFQGPIGAVRIGRIDGELIVFPNHEQIAEGDLDLIVAGTVESVLMIEGFGNQIPEDEMAEAIMLAHKELAKICKLQLELREKAGIKPFEYEAPPENPFVAKLDDAVFQKLSSAMQSTVKAERRDGAKAIQEELITKFFPEGADTTEDGATIGDFKEAFHDLEAKAVREMAITGRRLDGRAPDVLRDVFCETGTLPRVHGSAVFTRGETQSMATVTLGTSRDKQRVDGLFEEELQQFMLHYYFPSFSVGECRPIRGPGRREIGHGCLAERSVLPVLPNEEDFPYTIRVISDILESNGSSSMASVCSATLALMDAGVPLRQPVAGISIGLVTKGKEYKILTDIIGDEDHFCDMDFKVAGTQKGITGIQLDLKNDGINEEIIRATLEQAKKARLELLRTMLTAIRRPRAEISAYAPRLHQTKINPEKIGLLIGPGGKTIRAIQEETGASIDIQDDGTVTVSGGNVSIVEKAMAHIEALTEEIRVGRIYDGVVSSIKEFGAFIEIAPGKDGLCHISELSDGFVKSVSDICKMGDRLQVKVIAVDDQNRVKLSRKAVLAEQAGESNGDVDTEAEEE; from the coding sequence GTGAAAGTAGTTGTTGAATGTGAGGTTGGCGGACAGAAACTTAGTCTTACAACTGGTCAGTTAGCGAAACAGGCAGCGGGTTCTGTCCTGGTTCAGTATGGTGAAACAGTAGTATTTGTTGCAGCAGCAACAGGGCCGGGAAGACCCGGAATTGATTTTTTTCCACTGACGGTTGATTATCGGGAACGTGCTGCGGCCGCCGGTAAATTCCCTGGTGGATTTTTAAAACGTGAAGGTCGTCCTACGACCAAAGAAATTTTGACGGCTCGTTTAACAGACCGTCCCATTCGTCCGCTGTTCCCCAAGGGATTTCACGACGAACTGCAGATTCAGTCCAACGTGATGTCCTGTGATGGCGTCAATGAGCCGGACGTACTGTCAATCAATGGTGCCTCAGCGGCACTCTGTCTCTCACCCGTTCCCTTCCAGGGACCTATCGGTGCCGTTCGCATCGGTCGTATTGATGGTGAGTTAATTGTCTTCCCGAATCACGAACAGATTGCTGAAGGTGATCTGGATCTGATTGTGGCTGGAACCGTCGAATCGGTGCTGATGATCGAAGGTTTCGGAAACCAGATTCCGGAAGACGAAATGGCAGAAGCCATTATGCTCGCCCATAAAGAACTGGCGAAAATCTGCAAATTACAGCTGGAACTGCGGGAAAAAGCAGGCATCAAGCCCTTCGAATACGAAGCGCCTCCGGAAAATCCGTTTGTGGCCAAACTGGATGATGCCGTTTTCCAGAAACTGAGTTCTGCCATGCAGAGCACAGTGAAAGCAGAACGACGTGATGGTGCTAAAGCCATTCAGGAAGAACTGATTACCAAGTTCTTCCCGGAAGGTGCCGACACGACTGAAGACGGCGCTACTATTGGCGATTTCAAAGAAGCATTCCATGATCTGGAAGCCAAAGCAGTCCGCGAAATGGCGATTACCGGTCGTCGACTGGATGGGCGGGCTCCTGACGTTCTGCGAGATGTTTTCTGCGAAACAGGAACGCTGCCGCGAGTGCACGGTTCAGCCGTCTTCACCCGTGGTGAAACTCAGTCCATGGCAACCGTCACACTGGGAACCTCACGCGATAAACAACGGGTCGATGGTCTGTTTGAAGAAGAGCTGCAGCAGTTCATGTTGCATTACTACTTCCCCTCTTTCTCAGTGGGCGAATGCCGACCGATCAGAGGACCAGGACGTCGCGAAATCGGTCACGGTTGTCTGGCAGAACGTTCTGTTTTACCAGTGCTGCCGAACGAAGAAGATTTTCCATATACGATCCGCGTGATTTCAGACATTCTGGAATCAAACGGCAGTAGTTCCATGGCTTCTGTCTGCTCAGCGACTCTGGCTCTGATGGATGCCGGTGTGCCGCTACGTCAGCCTGTGGCCGGTATTTCCATCGGTCTGGTGACCAAAGGAAAAGAATATAAGATTCTGACTGACATCATTGGTGACGAAGACCATTTCTGTGATATGGACTTCAAAGTGGCCGGTACTCAGAAAGGGATCACCGGGATTCAGCTGGACCTCAAGAATGATGGAATCAACGAAGAAATCATTCGAGCAACTCTGGAACAGGCTAAAAAGGCCCGTCTGGAACTGTTGCGAACCATGCTGACTGCGATTCGTCGCCCGCGTGCAGAGATTTCTGCCTATGCACCCCGTCTGCATCAGACCAAGATCAATCCCGAAAAAATCGGTCTGTTGATTGGTCCTGGTGGAAAAACGATTCGTGCGATTCAGGAAGAAACCGGTGCCTCCATCGATATTCAGGATGATGGTACTGTGACTGTTTCTGGTGGAAACGTTTCGATAGTCGAAAAAGCCATGGCTCATATTGAAGCTTTGACAGAAGAAATTCGCGTCGGCCGAATCTATGATGGTGTGGTCAGCTCTATCAAAGAGTTTGGTGCTTTCATCGAAATCGCTCCCGGTAAAGATGGACTGTGTCATATCAGCGAACTGTCTGATGGATTCGTCAAGTCGGTCAGCGATATCTGCAAAATGGGTGACCGTCTGCAGGTGAAGGTGATTGCTGTTGATGATCAGAATCGTGTTAAATTATCCCGGAAAGCGGTACTGGCCGAACAGGCTGGTGAGAGCAACGGCGATGTTGATACAGAAGCAGAAGAAGAGTAA
- the rpsO gene encoding 30S ribosomal protein S15 → MSVTQERRAELIQEYQSKTGDTGSAEVQIAVLTERIVNLTEHLRSNSKDHASRRGLLQMVSRRRSLLDYLHKKSAESYREILEKLNIRK, encoded by the coding sequence ATGTCAGTCACGCAGGAACGAAGAGCAGAATTGATTCAAGAATATCAGTCCAAAACAGGGGATACCGGATCTGCTGAAGTGCAGATTGCTGTACTTACAGAACGGATTGTTAATTTAACAGAGCATTTACGGTCAAATTCGAAAGATCACGCCAGCCGAAGAGGTTTGCTGCAGATGGTCAGTCGTCGCCGTAGTCTGCTGGATTACTTGCATAAGAAAAGTGCAGAAAGCTATAGGGAAATTCTGGAGAAGTTAAACATCCGAAAATAG
- a CDS encoding NfeD family protein, which yields MKHVNQMILAFILGLLVLNGSSTLRADPAESDKPQKQSAEQQKKADADPPPSKPALFMTIESPVGEVTYGRVTNAALSLQNEAAKTGQKGYLILKISPGSSPFHQVQGLAKFLASAQLSDLKTIAWIPETVIGNNVVLALACNEIVMHPDAELGDIGYGKALDRDEREFVLSIVEKRHNAKLSRALALGMMDPQQAVLKVKIQQGEGENKQIISRIVTPDELKRLQDNMAVITDVETIKEVGSLGVFSGSKARALDVLVQQLADTRGGLAELYGIPREKLRDDPTLGDAPKVMLIKVDGMIEPLLEAFLERQINRAINSGANMLVFEIDSGGGYLMSGTNLANMIANLDSRQVRTVAYVPKHAMSSAAIIALGCDEIFLQPGAQMGDAGPIEMKEGGQFEHVPVKILSSLRVTLKELAEKKGRPAAVCEAMSDKDLIVYEVTNSKTGQLWYMSEDEIHQSNGEWIQGPAVPESRKANLLTVNGGRAHELKIAEPPVRDLDELKQRLGIPADLKLKAVGRTWVDTLVYILNSQIVTFFLFILGAIFVYLELYTLTGLFGIMSALCFGLFFWSRFLGGTAGYLEVMIFSIGLICILLEIFVIPGFGIFGISGGLLVVTSIILASQTFGDFNTLRPGSDFATMSGTVGTMSASLVTVIVLAIVLNRFLPDSKLMSSIVLAPPGDYQKPATHEIQLDPELLPGKASLKVKGLHLEVGMQGVACSVLRPAGRVEIDGVWVDVISEGPFIPSGARVEIAHIQGNEVVVREVTV from the coding sequence ATGAAACATGTCAACCAGATGATACTGGCTTTTATTCTGGGACTTTTAGTGCTCAATGGAAGTTCAACCCTGCGGGCCGACCCGGCTGAGTCAGACAAACCGCAGAAACAGTCTGCAGAACAGCAGAAAAAGGCAGATGCGGATCCCCCCCCTTCAAAGCCTGCTTTGTTTATGACGATTGAGAGTCCAGTGGGTGAAGTAACCTACGGTAGAGTGACCAATGCCGCTTTGTCATTACAGAATGAAGCAGCCAAAACAGGGCAAAAAGGGTATCTGATTCTCAAAATCTCTCCCGGTTCCAGCCCGTTTCATCAGGTGCAGGGACTGGCTAAATTTCTGGCTTCCGCGCAATTATCCGATTTAAAAACCATTGCCTGGATTCCGGAAACGGTGATTGGGAATAATGTGGTTCTGGCGCTGGCATGTAATGAAATAGTAATGCATCCGGATGCGGAACTGGGTGACATCGGATATGGCAAAGCTCTGGATCGGGATGAACGCGAATTCGTGCTGTCCATTGTTGAGAAACGCCACAATGCCAAACTGAGCCGCGCCTTGGCGCTGGGGATGATGGACCCGCAGCAAGCCGTCCTGAAAGTGAAAATTCAACAGGGAGAGGGCGAAAACAAGCAAATCATCTCCCGCATTGTGACTCCCGATGAATTAAAACGACTGCAGGATAATATGGCCGTCATTACTGATGTCGAAACCATTAAGGAAGTCGGCTCACTGGGAGTATTTTCCGGAAGCAAGGCCCGTGCTCTGGATGTCTTGGTCCAGCAACTGGCTGACACACGCGGGGGGCTGGCTGAACTCTATGGGATTCCCCGCGAAAAATTACGCGATGACCCCACCCTGGGAGACGCGCCCAAGGTTATGCTGATTAAAGTGGATGGGATGATTGAGCCACTGCTTGAGGCATTCCTCGAACGGCAGATCAATCGAGCGATCAATTCCGGTGCCAATATGCTGGTGTTTGAGATTGATTCAGGGGGAGGCTACCTGATGTCCGGCACCAATCTGGCGAACATGATCGCCAATCTGGACTCGCGTCAGGTCAGAACGGTGGCTTATGTCCCTAAACATGCCATGAGTAGTGCCGCGATCATCGCGTTGGGCTGTGATGAAATCTTCCTCCAACCAGGGGCTCAAATGGGAGACGCCGGTCCCATTGAAATGAAAGAAGGTGGTCAGTTTGAGCATGTTCCTGTAAAAATCCTGAGTTCACTACGCGTCACGTTGAAGGAGTTGGCAGAAAAAAAAGGGCGACCTGCTGCCGTCTGTGAGGCGATGTCCGATAAAGATCTGATTGTCTATGAAGTCACAAACAGTAAAACCGGACAACTCTGGTACATGAGCGAAGATGAAATTCACCAGTCAAATGGCGAGTGGATTCAAGGGCCAGCCGTGCCCGAATCACGGAAGGCAAATCTGCTGACGGTGAACGGGGGGCGGGCGCATGAATTAAAAATTGCAGAACCGCCTGTCCGGGATCTGGATGAACTCAAGCAGCGACTGGGAATTCCTGCTGATCTCAAATTGAAAGCGGTTGGACGGACCTGGGTTGATACTCTGGTCTATATTTTGAATTCCCAGATTGTGACGTTTTTCCTGTTCATTCTGGGCGCGATCTTTGTGTATCTGGAGCTCTACACTCTGACTGGTTTGTTCGGGATTATGTCAGCGCTTTGTTTTGGGCTGTTTTTCTGGAGCCGCTTTCTAGGGGGAACTGCCGGTTACCTGGAAGTGATGATCTTCAGCATCGGTCTGATCTGTATCCTGCTGGAAATCTTTGTGATTCCTGGTTTTGGTATTTTTGGTATCTCGGGAGGGCTTCTGGTGGTCACTTCGATCATCCTGGCCAGCCAGACGTTTGGGGACTTTAACACACTGCGTCCCGGTTCTGATTTTGCAACCATGTCTGGTACGGTGGGAACGATGAGTGCCTCACTGGTGACGGTGATTGTGCTGGCGATCGTATTGAATCGGTTTTTACCCGATTCAAAGCTGATGAGTTCCATTGTATTGGCACCGCCGGGCGACTATCAGAAACCCGCGACTCATGAGATCCAGCTGGATCCCGAACTGCTTCCCGGCAAAGCAAGTTTAAAAGTTAAAGGCCTGCATCTGGAAGTCGGTATGCAGGGGGTGGCCTGCTCAGTTTTACGTCCTGCAGGACGGGTTGAAATTGATGGTGTCTGGGTGGATGTCATCAGTGAGGGGCCGTTTATCCCGTCTGGTGCCCGGGTTGAGATCGCACATATCCAGGGGAATGAAGTGGTTGTCCGTGAGGTAACTGTTTGA